One genomic window of Granulicella arctica includes the following:
- a CDS encoding TIGR04295 family B12-binding domain-containing radical SAM protein, which yields MKYALVNPKWSFEGSTYFGCAEAHFPLELLSAREVLRQAGHEVLLVDAWMEDLTPQQVRQRLNSFDEDFLVIPTAPSYLFWRCPQPELRVPQQWIAALDRESKKIVIGPHGSVTPLATLRKTGADIVLRGEPDQTLPQLASMPWEMIAGCVWRDDAGRISATPGLGATDMRAIGTLDYSDYPVEKHSHLHHIFAGNGADHLRRGAEVEFARGCPYSCTFCNKTLFRNKYRERELNAVVAEIDHLIARGVEYIYFIDEIFGVGKQVRELLEEIAKRPIAIGFQTRIDLWDEASIDLLARAHCMSFECGVESITDEGRDAMNKNCRITTERITELLVYARQRIPWVQANLIKVREDDPVQVAAWQANLKSKGVWVSEPVPMFPFPGSPEYVTTFGAQPDETAWERAHEFYLQLFVDKGFSDIQDQQPLTLQQLEAMDEEMVCVSC from the coding sequence ATGAAGTATGCATTAGTCAATCCGAAATGGAGCTTCGAAGGCTCGACCTACTTCGGTTGCGCGGAGGCTCACTTCCCGCTGGAGCTACTTTCTGCGCGTGAGGTGCTGCGTCAAGCCGGGCATGAGGTGTTGCTAGTAGACGCATGGATGGAAGACCTTACGCCGCAGCAGGTGAGGCAGCGGCTTAACTCGTTTGACGAAGATTTTCTCGTTATTCCCACCGCTCCCTCTTATCTGTTCTGGCGCTGCCCTCAGCCTGAACTCCGTGTACCTCAACAGTGGATAGCCGCATTGGACCGAGAATCGAAGAAAATTGTGATTGGGCCGCATGGATCGGTCACGCCGCTGGCCACGCTGCGTAAAACGGGCGCGGACATCGTGCTTCGCGGCGAGCCCGATCAGACGCTGCCGCAACTGGCATCGATGCCATGGGAGATGATTGCCGGTTGTGTATGGCGCGATGATGCTGGGCGCATAAGCGCGACACCCGGACTAGGCGCAACCGATATGCGTGCGATCGGGACCCTCGATTATTCAGACTATCCAGTGGAGAAACACTCACATCTGCATCACATCTTTGCGGGGAACGGCGCGGACCACCTGCGTCGTGGCGCGGAGGTCGAGTTCGCGCGCGGATGCCCGTATAGCTGCACGTTCTGCAACAAAACCCTGTTTCGTAACAAGTATCGCGAGCGTGAACTGAACGCCGTTGTGGCAGAGATCGACCACCTGATTGCGCGTGGGGTGGAGTACATCTACTTCATCGACGAGATATTCGGAGTGGGCAAGCAGGTGCGTGAACTGCTGGAAGAGATCGCAAAAAGGCCCATAGCGATTGGATTCCAAACCCGGATCGACCTATGGGATGAGGCTTCGATCGATCTCTTGGCACGGGCCCACTGTATGTCGTTTGAGTGCGGAGTGGAATCCATCACCGATGAAGGCCGGGATGCCATGAACAAGAACTGCCGCATCACAACGGAGCGGATCACGGAGCTCTTGGTCTATGCGCGGCAGCGAATACCGTGGGTTCAGGCGAACCTGATCAAAGTGCGTGAAGACGATCCGGTGCAGGTGGCGGCATGGCAGGCGAACCTAAAATCAAAGGGTGTCTGGGTAAGTGAGCCGGTGCCAATGTTCCCGTTTCCAGGAAGTCCGGAGTATGTGACAACCTTTGGTGCGCAACCAGATGAGACCGCGTGGGAGCGGGCACATGAGTTCTATCTGCAGTTGTTCGTAGACAAGGGCTTTAGCGACATCCAGGATCAACAACCGCTGACCTTGCAACAGCTGGAAGCAATGGACGAGGAGATGGTATGCGTGTCCTGCTGA
- a CDS encoding helix-turn-helix domain-containing protein, whose amino-acid sequence MHTGSFVDTQDVAEDYKAFLAHTAKRIKELRRARGLKLRDMVVVHGYHDSNLIRMEREGVGSVQGLLRIAKAFGVPITTLTAGVGDHFAEP is encoded by the coding sequence ATGCACACCGGGAGTTTTGTGGACACACAGGATGTCGCTGAAGACTACAAGGCGTTTCTCGCTCACACCGCGAAGCGGATCAAAGAGCTTCGCCGCGCGCGCGGGTTAAAACTCCGAGACATGGTCGTCGTTCACGGATATCACGATTCCAACTTGATACGCATGGAACGTGAAGGAGTCGGGAGCGTGCAGGGATTGCTCCGCATCGCAAAGGCTTTTGGAGTGCCCATCACCACGCTCACTGCTGGCGTTGGAGATCACTTCGCAGAACCGTAA
- a CDS encoding CgeB family protein, translated as MPTKLRIAYVAHTLRSDWNNGNAHFLRGLTRALAAMGHDVTILEPETEWSIENLRTESLGERSLADFARLYPDLDVVTYARGEDEDWWRSVLQDQHVAILHEWNPPELAQLLLRLRDELGFLLLFHDTHHRASSTPEQMERFGLARFDGVLAFGEALRTIYRDRFGLTRVWTLHEAADTTVFRRVPTLGRVTDAVWIGNWGDGERSAEIREYYLEPAAALREQARFTIYGVRYPQDGLKACADAGVFYGGYLPNLDAPAVYAAARLTVHIPRQQYSSAMTGIPTIRVFEALACGVPLLSAPWQDCEELFRPGDFTMVQGGAEMLSAMGTLLKHPEIAEAQSARGLETVLARHTCAHRAQQLMEICEELNG; from the coding sequence ATGCCGACTAAACTTCGCATCGCTTACGTGGCGCATACGCTTCGTTCAGACTGGAACAACGGCAATGCACACTTCTTGCGAGGATTAACTAGGGCTTTAGCCGCAATGGGCCACGACGTGACGATCCTGGAGCCTGAGACGGAGTGGTCGATTGAGAACCTTCGCACCGAATCTTTGGGAGAACGATCGCTTGCGGACTTCGCACGGTTGTACCCGGACCTGGACGTGGTGACCTACGCCCGCGGAGAAGACGAAGACTGGTGGCGCTCCGTGCTGCAAGATCAGCATGTGGCAATCCTGCATGAGTGGAACCCGCCTGAGCTGGCGCAGCTTCTATTGAGATTACGGGATGAGCTTGGATTCCTGCTGCTCTTTCACGATACCCATCATCGAGCCTCCTCGACACCCGAGCAGATGGAGCGCTTTGGGTTGGCTCGCTTTGATGGAGTGCTTGCGTTTGGCGAGGCCCTGCGCACGATCTATCGGGACCGTTTCGGCCTGACACGAGTCTGGACCTTGCATGAGGCCGCGGACACGACCGTGTTCCGGCGCGTGCCCACGTTGGGGAGGGTCACGGACGCAGTCTGGATCGGCAACTGGGGCGACGGTGAACGTTCTGCTGAGATCCGCGAGTATTATCTGGAGCCTGCAGCCGCTTTGCGGGAACAGGCACGCTTCACGATCTATGGCGTACGCTATCCGCAGGATGGGCTTAAAGCCTGCGCGGATGCAGGAGTCTTCTATGGTGGTTACCTGCCTAATTTGGATGCGCCTGCGGTGTACGCCGCAGCGAGGTTGACGGTCCATATTCCGCGGCAACAATACAGCTCCGCGATGACAGGCATCCCGACGATCCGGGTCTTTGAAGCTCTGGCCTGCGGGGTCCCTTTGTTGTCTGCACCCTGGCAGGATTGTGAAGAGCTCTTTCGTCCCGGCGATTTCACAATGGTGCAGGGTGGAGCCGAGATGCTCTCAGCGATGGGCACTTTATTGAAGCATCCGGAGATAGCCGAAGCGCAGAGTGCGCGCGGACTTGAGACGGTACTCGCACGGCATACCTGTGCACACCGTGCACAGCAGTTGATGGAAATTTGTGAGGAGTTGAACGGGTGA
- a CDS encoding GDP-mannose 4,6-dehydratase — protein sequence MKDRKQRIILITGGAGFIGSNLTERLLREPGVRVRVFDNLSRPGVEHNLAWLQGLNTSDRLEFVQGDVRYADEVCEAAHDADEIYHLAAQVAVTTSIYDPRADFEVNVAGTFHVLEAARRSGRRPFLLFTSTNKVYGSLYGVPVQASGSRYVASDKSFRGVKESEALDFHSPYGCSKGAADQYVRDYARIYNLPSVVFRMSCIAGPRQFGTEDQGWVAHFLYSVLERRPITVYGDGLQVRDILHVHDLIDGMMAARREQEHTAGEIYNLGGGLERAISIIEMLDAIADETGIRPLLRYDGIRPGDQPLYISDTSKLTAHTGWQARRSCVETLKAIHGFWSGNRALLAGQRSVAAESVTSKVEGSSLVAEEVA from the coding sequence ATGAAGGATCGGAAGCAGCGCATAATCCTGATTACCGGGGGCGCTGGGTTCATTGGGTCGAACCTTACGGAGCGGCTGCTGCGGGAGCCGGGCGTTCGCGTGCGCGTCTTTGACAATCTTTCCAGGCCGGGCGTGGAGCATAACCTAGCTTGGCTACAGGGCCTTAATACAAGCGACCGGCTGGAGTTTGTGCAAGGAGATGTACGCTATGCCGACGAGGTCTGTGAAGCCGCACACGATGCCGATGAGATCTATCACCTGGCTGCACAAGTTGCCGTGACAACCTCAATCTACGATCCTCGCGCCGACTTCGAAGTGAACGTAGCGGGAACATTTCACGTGTTGGAGGCGGCTCGCCGGTCCGGCAGGCGGCCATTCTTGCTGTTTACCTCCACCAACAAGGTTTACGGGTCGCTCTACGGGGTGCCGGTGCAGGCCTCGGGCAGCCGGTACGTTGCGTCCGATAAGAGCTTCCGCGGCGTCAAAGAGAGTGAGGCGCTGGACTTTCATTCGCCCTATGGCTGCTCCAAGGGCGCTGCAGATCAGTATGTGCGCGACTACGCGCGCATCTACAACCTCCCCTCAGTGGTATTTCGGATGTCGTGCATCGCGGGGCCACGGCAGTTTGGGACAGAGGATCAGGGCTGGGTGGCGCACTTCCTGTACTCGGTGCTGGAACGCCGTCCGATCACGGTGTATGGCGATGGCTTGCAGGTGCGGGATATCTTGCATGTGCATGATTTGATCGACGGCATGATGGCCGCGCGCAGGGAGCAGGAACACACTGCAGGCGAGATCTATAATCTGGGCGGCGGACTGGAAAGGGCAATCTCCATCATCGAGATGCTGGATGCGATTGCCGATGAGACTGGCATAAGGCCTTTGTTGCGCTACGACGGCATTCGTCCAGGAGATCAGCCGCTATATATCTCCGACACGAGCAAGCTAACAGCGCATACAGGCTGGCAGGCAAGGCGCTCCTGCGTGGAGACGCTCAAGGCGATTCATGGCTTCTGGAGCGGCAATCGTGCGCTGCTCGCTGGGCAGCGCAGCGTTGCAGCCGAGAGCGTTACATCCAAGGTTGAAGGCTCGAGTCTGGTAGCGGAGGAGGTCGCATGA
- a CDS encoding CgeB family protein produces the protein MKIFAFGSSIVSSYWNGAATYYRGCYKYLSRRGHEITFAEPDAYGRQQHRDSEDFSYVRSLVYRPGVDLDDMLKLAADADVIVKHSGIGVDDETLERRILELQDRAVITFWDVDAPATIARMHADAGDAFRTSMPQYDAVLTYGGGPWCREQYLALGARAYFSMYNGLDPETHYPVPPDASLKCDVAFLGNRLPDREARVEELFLGAADLSPESSFLLGGEGWGDKHMPANVRYIGHVPTADHNRVNCSAGMVMNINRASMATSGFSPPTRIFEVAGAGTCLLCDDWPGIDDCFEPGSEILVVKTAEDVVRALAKHDSVTRRKIGAAFHARGLRNHTYAQRAAQAERAFTHCLRERVLA, from the coding sequence GTGAAGATCTTTGCATTTGGATCGAGTATCGTGTCGTCTTACTGGAACGGCGCGGCAACCTATTACCGCGGCTGTTACAAATACCTTTCGCGCCGCGGCCATGAGATCACGTTCGCGGAGCCCGATGCATACGGACGGCAGCAGCATCGCGACTCCGAAGACTTCTCCTACGTTCGCTCCTTGGTGTACCGGCCGGGGGTGGACCTTGATGACATGTTGAAGCTTGCAGCCGATGCCGATGTCATCGTAAAGCATAGCGGAATCGGGGTAGATGACGAGACGCTGGAGCGTCGCATCCTCGAGTTGCAGGACCGAGCAGTAATCACCTTCTGGGATGTCGATGCGCCGGCTACAATCGCCCGCATGCATGCCGATGCCGGGGATGCGTTCAGGACTTCCATGCCCCAGTACGATGCGGTCCTGACCTATGGTGGTGGACCGTGGTGCCGTGAGCAGTACCTTGCACTGGGCGCTCGAGCCTACTTCAGCATGTACAACGGACTGGACCCGGAGACGCATTACCCGGTGCCGCCTGATGCTTCACTGAAGTGCGACGTGGCGTTCCTTGGCAACCGGCTGCCGGACCGCGAGGCTCGGGTGGAGGAACTCTTTCTGGGTGCAGCTGACCTCTCGCCAGAGAGCAGCTTCCTGCTCGGTGGAGAGGGCTGGGGCGACAAGCACATGCCCGCGAACGTTCGCTATATCGGACACGTCCCGACCGCGGATCACAACCGGGTGAACTGCTCGGCCGGAATGGTCATGAACATTAACCGGGCGTCGATGGCGACCTCCGGCTTCTCCCCGCCCACGCGGATCTTTGAGGTGGCGGGTGCCGGTACCTGCCTGCTTTGCGACGACTGGCCCGGCATCGATGATTGCTTTGAGCCGGGATCGGAGATCCTTGTAGTCAAGACTGCTGAAGATGTCGTGCGCGCGCTGGCCAAGCACGACAGCGTGACCCGGCGGAAGATCGGTGCGGCCTTCCATGCACGTGGCCTGCGGAATCACACCTACGCGCAGCGTGCGGCGCAGGCGGAGAGAGCGTTTACGCATTGCCTGCGGGAGCGCGTCCTGGCATGA
- a CDS encoding glycosyltransferase family 4 protein translates to MRVLLTTDTVGGVWTFTRELTAGLLAQGHATALVSFGRMPSCAQRCWALETEEQYGSAFRYEALGVPLEWMERNHAAYFDAESLLLRVADEFEAEIIHTNQFCFGALPVEVPKVVTAHSDVLSWAEACRPDGIEDSGWLRQYKRLVSAGISGADLIATPTHWMRDALARNFPTPAEVRVILNGRSLAADCKGEPRRLQAVTVGRVWDEAKGLAVLDEFEICMPMRVVGEAHFEDERAPALKTVKFLGKLEEDEVLRNLRRSSVYLATSIYEPFGLAPLEAALCGCGVVARDIASLREVWGDAAIYFKDGNRLSDVMLRLRDVPEELEALRMRSMARALELSADRMVEAYIALYEQLLIVKSTHEEAVAYAD, encoded by the coding sequence ATGCGTGTCCTGCTGACGACGGATACCGTCGGCGGGGTGTGGACGTTTACCAGGGAGTTGACGGCGGGGTTACTGGCGCAGGGGCATGCTACAGCGCTCGTGAGCTTTGGGCGCATGCCTTCGTGCGCACAGCGGTGCTGGGCTCTCGAGACGGAAGAGCAGTACGGGTCGGCGTTCCGGTACGAAGCTTTAGGTGTGCCGCTTGAGTGGATGGAAAGGAATCACGCTGCGTACTTCGATGCCGAGAGCTTGCTGCTTCGCGTGGCGGATGAGTTTGAGGCAGAGATAATCCATACAAATCAGTTTTGCTTTGGGGCCTTGCCGGTCGAAGTTCCCAAGGTTGTGACGGCGCATAGCGATGTACTGAGTTGGGCGGAGGCATGCAGGCCTGATGGAATAGAGGACTCAGGCTGGCTTCGGCAGTATAAACGTCTGGTTTCTGCAGGCATCTCAGGAGCGGATCTTATTGCGACACCGACGCACTGGATGCGCGACGCACTGGCCCGCAACTTCCCCACTCCAGCAGAGGTACGAGTGATCCTCAACGGGCGGAGCCTGGCGGCAGACTGCAAAGGTGAGCCGCGGCGTCTACAGGCGGTAACGGTGGGTCGGGTTTGGGATGAGGCAAAGGGCCTTGCGGTGTTAGATGAGTTCGAGATCTGTATGCCGATGCGGGTGGTGGGAGAAGCTCACTTTGAAGACGAGCGTGCACCCGCGCTAAAGACAGTGAAGTTTCTCGGCAAGCTGGAGGAGGATGAGGTCCTTCGTAATTTGCGAAGGAGCAGTGTATATCTTGCAACTTCGATCTACGAACCGTTCGGTCTTGCTCCTCTGGAGGCTGCGCTATGCGGATGTGGTGTGGTGGCAAGAGATATTGCAAGTCTGCGCGAGGTCTGGGGCGACGCTGCCATCTATTTCAAGGATGGCAACCGGCTGAGTGACGTTATGTTGCGCTTGCGTGATGTACCAGAAGAGCTTGAGGCGTTGCGGATGCGCTCTATGGCGCGCGCCTTAGAGTTGTCGGCGGATCGCATGGTCGAAGCTTACATCGCGCTATATGAGCAGTTGCTCATCGTCAAAAGTACGCACGAGGAAGCAGTCGCCTATGCCGACTAA
- a CDS encoding glycosyl hydrolase: MVEAIVLWNEPNNLSHWNFKLDPDWARFAEMVKIASAAIRNANPELTIVLGGVSSCDCDFLRLMVKHGVLEHVDAIGVHGFPLDWNHWQIDEWPDRIAEAHEVTGLPIWVTEVGVSSFGAEEVQEFGVQRTLALLKDRVERVHWYSLFDLPPSWPAETRHKEAEGSSYYRHYYLGLIRSDGKPKKSVEHFPTDGSVGFCQWFHFEDPRLDGAVQWMGEHGVQYLRTGLSWADSYRPDATQWFDRQMKALEPFRVALTLCFTPAHLGLEEHHTSPPKDNQQFANFAAWAVARYAPSSQQQLLAENEVQDKEFAL, encoded by the coding sequence ATGGTAGAAGCTATCGTGCTTTGGAATGAGCCGAACAATCTGTCTCACTGGAACTTCAAACTGGATCCTGACTGGGCGCGCTTTGCGGAGATGGTCAAGATAGCTTCGGCTGCCATTCGCAACGCGAATCCGGAGCTCACTATCGTTCTGGGCGGAGTGTCCTCCTGCGACTGCGACTTCCTTCGCCTGATGGTCAAGCATGGCGTGTTGGAGCATGTCGACGCCATCGGTGTGCATGGATTTCCTCTTGACTGGAATCACTGGCAGATCGACGAATGGCCCGACCGCATCGCTGAGGCGCATGAAGTGACCGGCCTGCCGATCTGGGTGACGGAGGTCGGAGTCTCAAGCTTTGGGGCCGAGGAGGTGCAGGAGTTCGGCGTGCAACGGACGCTCGCTTTATTGAAAGACCGCGTCGAGCGCGTCCACTGGTATAGCCTCTTCGACCTGCCGCCAAGCTGGCCAGCAGAGACCCGGCACAAAGAGGCTGAAGGCTCTTCCTACTATCGCCACTACTACTTGGGTCTGATTCGCTCAGACGGCAAACCGAAGAAGTCCGTGGAACACTTCCCCACCGACGGCAGCGTAGGCTTCTGCCAGTGGTTCCACTTTGAAGATCCTAGGCTGGACGGCGCCGTGCAGTGGATGGGTGAGCACGGGGTGCAGTATCTGCGCACAGGCCTGAGTTGGGCGGATTCCTATCGTCCTGATGCCACGCAGTGGTTTGACCGGCAGATGAAAGCCCTTGAACCGTTCCGCGTTGCGCTGACGCTTTGTTTCACGCCGGCTCATCTGGGTCTCGAAGAACACCACACAAGCCCACCGAAGGATAACCAGCAGTTCGCCAACTTTGCAGCGTGGGCCGTCGCACGTTACGCGCCTTCCTCTCAACAACAGTTGCTTGCCGAGAACGAAGTACAGGACAAGGAATTCGCGCTATGA
- a CDS encoding NAD-dependent epimerase/dehydratase family protein: protein MNPTSHIDAKRSKQVLITGGAGFVGSHLADGLLAAGHRVRILDDLTPQVHHDGPPSYLSPGVELIVGDVRDPNLLREVLKSVHVVFHFAATVGVGQSMYEISRYMSVNTQGTAELLQAILDTKTPIQKLIVASSMSIYGEGRYMCGDCRKPAFPPVRPASQLKAGKWELHCDACGGVLQPEPTDETKPSEINSIYALSKRDQEELCLIYGRTYGVPVTALRFFNIYGTRQALSNPYTGVAAIFAARLINNQAPLVFEDGEQQRDFVSVHDIVRANMLAMERPESDGEVINIGCGKPIKIRRVAEILAAALGKADLVPVITQKYRSGDIRHCFADLTKARRLLGYEPQVTHDEGFRELAAWLAHQEADDKAETMLQELSTYGLTA, encoded by the coding sequence ATGAACCCAACCTCTCATATTGATGCTAAGCGGTCGAAGCAGGTTCTTATCACTGGCGGCGCGGGCTTCGTGGGCTCCCACCTTGCAGATGGGCTTCTCGCAGCGGGGCACCGCGTCCGCATTCTCGATGACCTGACGCCCCAGGTTCATCACGACGGGCCACCTTCTTATCTCTCGCCAGGGGTCGAATTGATCGTGGGCGATGTGCGTGACCCTAACCTTCTGCGAGAAGTGTTGAAGAGCGTGCATGTGGTCTTTCACTTTGCCGCGACCGTAGGCGTAGGACAATCCATGTACGAGATCAGCCGCTACATGAGCGTCAACACGCAGGGCACTGCGGAACTTCTGCAGGCGATTTTGGACACAAAGACCCCGATCCAGAAGCTGATTGTGGCTTCTTCCATGTCGATCTACGGGGAAGGCCGATACATGTGCGGTGATTGCAGGAAGCCGGCCTTTCCGCCAGTACGTCCCGCATCCCAGTTGAAGGCCGGTAAGTGGGAGCTTCATTGCGACGCGTGCGGCGGCGTGCTTCAGCCCGAACCCACAGATGAGACCAAGCCTTCTGAGATCAACTCCATCTATGCGCTTTCCAAGCGGGACCAGGAGGAGTTGTGCTTGATCTACGGGCGCACCTATGGTGTTCCTGTAACTGCGTTACGCTTCTTCAACATCTATGGAACGCGTCAAGCGCTCTCCAATCCCTATACGGGAGTGGCTGCCATCTTTGCGGCCCGGCTGATCAATAACCAGGCTCCGCTGGTGTTTGAGGATGGGGAACAGCAACGCGACTTCGTCAGCGTGCATGACATCGTGCGTGCAAATATGCTGGCGATGGAGCGGCCCGAATCCGACGGCGAGGTCATCAACATCGGTTGCGGCAAGCCCATCAAGATCCGCAGAGTGGCGGAGATTCTGGCAGCGGCGCTGGGCAAAGCGGACCTTGTGCCGGTGATCACGCAGAAGTACCGGTCAGGCGACATACGGCATTGCTTCGCAGACCTGACCAAGGCACGTCGTCTCCTAGGCTACGAGCCGCAGGTCACGCATGATGAGGGCTTCCGCGAATTGGCGGCGTGGCTTGCGCATCAGGAGGCAGACGATAAGGCGGAAACCATGCTGCAGGAGCTGAGCACCTACGGGTTGACCGCCTAA